A region of Streptomyces sp. NBC_01264 DNA encodes the following proteins:
- a CDS encoding FAD-dependent oxidoreductase → MSEHVADVLVVGGGPAASWAALKAAGAGACVVLADKGYCGTSGATAAGGTGVWYVPPEPAAREAAMASREGLGGYLADRRWMSRVLDETYARMNELADEGRYPFPTGPDGRPLRNGLQGPEYMRRMRIRIRRAGVRILDHSPVTELLIDADGAVAGAAGHRRQAGEPYRVRAGAVVLATGGCAFLSGALGTNTNTGDGALFAAEAGAELSGMEFSNSYGIAPEGTSVTKTAFYSFASFYREDGEVLEGAASLGGRSAIARELLTGAKVYARLDRADATAQAAMRLAQPNFFLTFDRLGIDPFTDRFSVTLLAEGTVRGTGGIRITGEDCATSVPGLYAAGDAATREEICGGFTGGGSHNAAWAMSSGSWAGAGAARYARALGSGRAAFRPVTGAGGAGLRPAGDAGSAAGPGEARELVRLVQEEVLPYDKNYLRHGSVLTGALGALDEVWAQVRSLRGEGAGLVKVRQAAAMTAHARWMYASALARTESRGMARRLDHPGQDPAQHHRIVTGGLDRVWTRPAELVA, encoded by the coding sequence GTGAGCGAGCACGTCGCCGACGTGCTGGTCGTCGGCGGGGGCCCCGCCGCTTCCTGGGCCGCCCTCAAGGCGGCCGGGGCCGGGGCCTGCGTGGTCCTCGCCGACAAGGGCTACTGCGGCACCAGCGGGGCGACGGCCGCCGGCGGCACCGGCGTCTGGTACGTCCCGCCGGAGCCGGCGGCCCGTGAGGCCGCCATGGCGAGCCGCGAGGGGCTGGGCGGGTACCTCGCCGACCGGCGGTGGATGTCCCGGGTCCTCGACGAGACGTACGCCCGGATGAACGAGCTGGCCGACGAAGGGCGCTACCCCTTCCCGACCGGCCCCGACGGCCGACCGCTCCGTAACGGCCTCCAGGGGCCCGAGTACATGCGGCGGATGCGCATCCGGATCCGCCGCGCCGGGGTCCGGATCCTCGACCACAGCCCGGTCACCGAGCTGCTCATCGACGCGGACGGAGCCGTCGCGGGCGCGGCCGGCCACCGCCGCCAGGCCGGCGAGCCCTACCGGGTCCGGGCCGGCGCCGTCGTCCTGGCCACCGGCGGCTGCGCCTTCCTCAGCGGCGCGCTCGGCACCAACACCAACACCGGGGACGGCGCGCTGTTCGCCGCCGAGGCCGGGGCCGAGCTGTCCGGGATGGAGTTCTCCAACTCCTACGGGATCGCCCCCGAGGGCACCTCCGTCACCAAGACGGCCTTCTACTCCTTCGCCTCCTTCTACCGGGAGGACGGCGAGGTCCTGGAGGGCGCCGCCAGCCTCGGCGGCCGCTCCGCCATCGCCCGCGAACTCCTCACCGGAGCCAAGGTCTACGCCCGCCTCGACCGGGCCGACGCCACGGCCCAGGCCGCGATGCGGCTCGCGCAGCCGAACTTCTTCCTCACCTTCGACCGGCTCGGCATCGACCCCTTCACCGACCGCTTCTCCGTGACCCTGCTGGCCGAGGGCACCGTCCGCGGCACCGGCGGGATCCGGATCACCGGGGAGGACTGCGCCACCTCGGTCCCCGGGCTGTACGCCGCCGGGGACGCGGCCACCCGTGAGGAGATCTGCGGGGGCTTCACCGGAGGCGGCAGCCACAACGCCGCCTGGGCGATGTCCTCGGGCAGTTGGGCGGGCGCGGGCGCGGCCCGGTACGCCCGCGCCCTGGGCTCGGGCCGGGCCGCCTTCCGGCCGGTGACCGGGGCCGGCGGGGCGGGCCTGCGCCCGGCCGGGGACGCCGGGTCCGCGGCCGGGCCCGGGGAGGCACGGGAACTCGTACGGCTCGTGCAGGAGGAAGTGCTGCCGTACGACAAGAACTACCTGCGGCACGGCTCCGTCCTCACCGGCGCGCTCGGCGCCCTCGACGAGGTCTGGGCACAGGTGCGCTCGCTGCGCGGGGAGGGCGCCGGGCTCGTCAAGGTCCGGCAGGCGGCGGCCATGACGGCGCACGCCCGCTGGATGTACGCCTCCGCGCTGGCCCGCACGGAGAGCCGCGGGATGGCCCGTCGGCTCGATCACCCGGGGCAGGACCCGGCGCAGCACCACCGCATCGTGACGGGCGGGCTCGACCGTGTGTGGACGCGGCCGGCGGAGCTGGTCGCATGA
- a CDS encoding LLM class flavin-dependent oxidoreductase has translation MTAPRTLHLNAFLMNAGHHDAAWRHPSSSPERITDLSYFQELARTAERGRLDSIFFADGVALWGKARYNAVGGFEPLTLLSAIAAVTEHIGLIATVSTTFNEPFNTARKFASLDHISGGRAGWNIVTSGSVDEARNFNRDEHLEHNLRYERAREFLDVATKLWDSWEDDAIVLDKEAGIYADTDKLHPAAHRGEYFGVAGPLNVPRSPQGHPLLVQAGSSEDGKEFAAQYAEAVFTAQQTLADGQTFYKDLKSRLAKYGRTEDQLLVLPGIAPVIGSTEAEAKALEQQLTDLQVPEYGLAQLSNMLNVDLTGLPLDGGLPELPEERDVNGNKSRFTLVAGLARRDGLTLRELIARLGAGRGHRVFAGTPEQIADQLEEWFTQGAADGFNIMAPVLPTGLTDFVDQVVPILQRRGLFRTEYTGRTLRENYGLPRPANRYATAGAAAAVGAGADA, from the coding sequence ATGACCGCACCCCGGACCCTCCACCTCAACGCCTTCCTCATGAACGCCGGGCACCACGACGCCGCCTGGCGCCACCCCTCCAGCAGCCCCGAACGGATCACCGATCTGAGCTACTTCCAGGAACTGGCCCGCACTGCCGAGCGCGGCCGGCTCGACTCGATCTTCTTCGCCGACGGGGTGGCCCTCTGGGGCAAGGCCCGGTACAACGCCGTCGGCGGCTTCGAGCCGCTGACCCTGCTCTCCGCGATCGCCGCCGTCACCGAGCACATCGGGCTCATCGCCACCGTCTCCACCACCTTCAACGAGCCCTTCAACACCGCCCGGAAGTTCGCCTCCCTCGACCACATCAGCGGCGGCCGGGCCGGCTGGAACATCGTCACCTCCGGCAGCGTCGACGAGGCCCGCAACTTCAACCGCGACGAGCACCTGGAGCACAACCTCCGCTACGAGCGGGCCCGCGAGTTCCTCGACGTGGCCACCAAGCTCTGGGACAGCTGGGAGGACGACGCGATCGTCCTCGACAAGGAGGCCGGCATCTACGCCGACACCGACAAGCTGCACCCCGCCGCGCACCGCGGCGAGTACTTCGGCGTCGCCGGACCGCTCAACGTGCCCCGCTCCCCGCAGGGCCACCCGCTGCTCGTCCAGGCCGGGTCCTCCGAGGACGGCAAGGAGTTCGCGGCCCAGTACGCCGAGGCCGTCTTCACCGCCCAGCAGACCCTCGCCGACGGGCAGACCTTCTACAAGGACCTCAAGTCCCGCCTCGCCAAGTACGGCCGCACCGAGGACCAGTTGCTCGTACTGCCCGGCATCGCCCCCGTCATCGGCTCCACCGAAGCCGAGGCGAAGGCCCTGGAGCAGCAGCTGACCGATCTCCAGGTCCCGGAGTACGGCCTCGCGCAGCTCTCCAACATGCTGAACGTGGACCTCACCGGTCTGCCGCTCGACGGCGGGCTGCCCGAACTGCCCGAGGAGCGGGACGTCAACGGCAACAAGAGCCGCTTCACGCTCGTCGCCGGACTCGCCCGCCGCGACGGCCTCACCCTGCGCGAGCTGATCGCCCGGCTGGGCGCGGGCCGCGGCCACCGCGTCTTCGCGGGGACGCCCGAGCAGATCGCCGACCAGCTGGAGGAGTGGTTCACCCAGGGGGCCGCCGACGGCTTCAACATCATGGCTCCCGTGCTCCCCACCGGGCTGACCGACTTCGTCGACCAGGTCGTGCCGATCCTGCAGCGCCGCGGGCTCTTCCGCACCGAGTACACCGGCCGGACCCTGCGCGAGAACTACGGTCTGCCGCGCCCCGCCAACCGCTACGCCACGGCCGGAGCCGCGGCGGCCGTCGGAGCCGGAGCCGACGCGTGA
- a CDS encoding 4Fe-4S dicluster domain-containing protein, producing the protein MIELVSAERCIACDKCVEVCPTDVFERGPEGIPLLARQEDCQTCFLCEANCPVDALFVSPLTRPVPEDPALRDEAALAGRGLLGSYRRDIGWGEGRTPGSLRAVGPSLGPAGGGGTAPPITS; encoded by the coding sequence ATGATCGAGCTGGTGTCGGCCGAGCGGTGCATAGCCTGTGACAAGTGCGTGGAGGTCTGCCCGACCGACGTCTTCGAGCGGGGGCCGGAGGGGATCCCGCTGCTCGCCCGGCAGGAGGACTGCCAGACCTGCTTCCTGTGCGAGGCCAACTGCCCGGTGGACGCGCTGTTCGTGTCCCCGCTGACCCGGCCGGTGCCCGAGGACCCGGCCTTACGGGACGAGGCCGCTCTCGCCGGCCGCGGTCTGCTCGGCAGCTACCGGCGGGACATCGGCTGGGGCGAGGGGCGCACCCCGGGCTCCCTGCGGGCGGTCGGCCCCTCGCTCGGCCCGGCGGGCGGCGGCGG